One stretch of Filifactor alocis ATCC 35896 DNA includes these proteins:
- a CDS encoding PilN domain-containing protein, with translation MRDFNFFAPYLKKNKKQFDVGAFLKTALAIVLAAILVLTAFLYMRLNQQKKRLDQLQTEIENAEYQAQYQEAQKAFSEVEELKLEKEFFVRLQGAMMEVHRVNEHFMQFLGKEVIKDLYLNDIAIQNRQITLNGTALSKHAIAQFERDLRKTDTFDDVKITEIHKKGDSENYYMFNMVVKSKFGEHSGNATQVNQTDTNSMTKNAGGENDEVKDKEKDTKENK, from the coding sequence ATGAGAGATTTTAACTTTTTTGCCCCATATCTGAAAAAGAATAAGAAACAGTTTGATGTCGGTGCTTTTTTGAAAACGGCATTGGCGATTGTTTTGGCAGCAATTCTTGTATTGACCGCCTTTCTATATATGAGATTAAATCAACAAAAGAAGAGATTGGATCAGTTGCAAACAGAGATTGAAAATGCGGAATATCAAGCACAATACCAAGAAGCACAAAAAGCATTTTCAGAAGTAGAAGAACTGAAATTGGAAAAAGAGTTTTTTGTGCGTTTGCAAGGTGCTATGATGGAAGTACACAGGGTAAATGAGCACTTTATGCAATTCCTTGGAAAGGAAGTAATCAAGGACTTATATTTAAATGATATTGCGATCCAAAATAGACAAATTACTCTTAACGGGACAGCGCTCAGCAAACATGCGATTGCTCAATTTGAACGCGATTTAAGAAAGACAGACACCTTTGATGATGTAAAAATTACAGAAATTCATAAAAAAGGCGATTCAGAAAATTATTATATGTTCAATATGGTGGTAAAATCAAAGTTCGGAGAACATTCGGGAAATGCTACACAAGTAAATCAAACAGATACAAACTCAATGACAAAAAATGCAGGAGGTGAAAACGATGAAGTCAAAGACAAAGAAAAAGACACAAAAGAAAATAAGTAA
- a CDS encoding peptidoglycan binding domain-containing protein yields the protein MKKLSQIKGLFAFVSMCIFTVLGLFLFTVGQPGEMKIGIEEHFYHIASKEDLDAELQKNFPTGFYLKTVYDVEKSMFVPFSELGVSYLSPKQEKYVNFFLEHKTLYKVWKAIPVKKSLEPIQISQQNLYYDKETLNKSISEQSEKFRSSSEDAFLMQIDGQIQVIPEKNGFQVITDDLADTLLEAIENQNYDNVFVTGELLFPDFKTSDISKYKLLLNQIVSDQLEDTSVQDNLLYIFSSLNNMRIPFGQQLTVSNNVENRIAVLSEKSLFDEKTKKEVNQLFDHLFDSLKQKGFIIEQYQSDTISIGEQVAGNHLCPVLKIKNNKYKSIIFSCYIKDNQLNLLVIAEK from the coding sequence ATGAAAAAGTTAAGTCAAATAAAAGGGTTGTTCGCTTTTGTTAGTATGTGTATTTTTACAGTATTAGGTTTATTTCTATTCACTGTCGGACAACCCGGAGAAATGAAAATAGGAATAGAGGAGCATTTTTATCATATTGCAAGCAAAGAGGATTTGGATGCTGAACTTCAAAAAAATTTTCCTACCGGTTTTTATTTAAAAACAGTCTATGATGTAGAAAAATCTATGTTTGTTCCATTTTCAGAGTTAGGAGTTTCGTATTTGTCTCCAAAACAAGAGAAATATGTTAATTTTTTTCTTGAACATAAGACATTATATAAAGTATGGAAAGCAATCCCTGTAAAAAAAAGTTTGGAACCAATACAAATTTCACAACAAAATTTGTACTATGATAAAGAAACATTGAATAAATCTATTTCTGAACAATCAGAAAAATTTCGTTCTTCTTCAGAAGATGCGTTTTTGATGCAAATTGATGGACAAATTCAGGTAATACCGGAAAAAAATGGATTTCAGGTGATTACTGATGATTTAGCGGATACCCTTTTAGAAGCAATTGAAAATCAGAATTATGATAATGTTTTTGTGACCGGAGAGTTGCTTTTTCCGGATTTCAAGACCTCCGATATTTCTAAATATAAATTATTATTAAATCAAATTGTATCAGATCAGTTGGAAGATACTTCTGTGCAAGATAATTTATTGTATATTTTTTCTTCTTTAAATAATATGCGTATTCCATTTGGACAACAGTTGACTGTTTCAAACAACGTAGAGAACAGAATTGCTGTTTTATCGGAAAAAAGCTTGTTTGATGAAAAGACAAAAAAGGAAGTTAATCAATTGTTCGACCATCTTTTTGATTCATTGAAACAAAAGGGCTTTATTATAGAACAATATCAGTCTGATACGATATCCATCGGAGAACAAGTTGCCGGAAATCATTTGTGTCCTGTGCTCAAAATAAAGAATAATAAATACAAATCTATTATTTTTAGTTGTTATATTAAAGACAATCAATTAAATTTATTGGTTATAGCGGAGAAGTAA
- a CDS encoding prepilin peptidase, giving the protein MEILMLIMIFYIGTCFGSFYNVVIDRLPREINFVHGRSYCPSCKHSLSTVDLFPIISFLFLRGKCRYCKTSIPIRSLLIEILSGLLFFLSFYKYGWTSFTLIQVVFWGMLMIVGFIDYDTMYIYDAMLLFYFIIFGIYYGIADFANIWMHIKGAVYCFVIFSVIYFLAKLYYGQEAFGFGDVLLNGVLGFYLGSHNTFLICFLPFYVAAVDLLFQRIFFRNISLNREVSFGPYMCISAWIISLYGKEIYIFLGKYLSIFGGV; this is encoded by the coding sequence ATGGAAATTTTGATGTTGATAATGATATTTTATATAGGAACATGTTTCGGTAGTTTCTATAATGTGGTAATTGATCGTTTGCCAAGAGAAATTAATTTTGTGCATGGTCGTTCTTATTGTCCAAGTTGTAAACATTCTTTGAGTACAGTAGATTTATTTCCAATCATCAGTTTTTTATTTCTAAGAGGAAAGTGCCGATATTGTAAGACTTCTATTCCAATCCGAAGCTTATTAATTGAAATTTTGAGCGGACTCTTGTTTTTTCTTTCATTTTACAAATATGGTTGGACAAGTTTCACTTTAATTCAAGTTGTGTTTTGGGGAATGTTGATGATTGTCGGTTTCATAGACTATGATACAATGTATATCTATGATGCCATGTTGTTATTCTATTTCATTATTTTTGGAATATATTATGGGATAGCGGATTTTGCAAACATATGGATGCATATAAAGGGTGCTGTATACTGTTTTGTTATCTTTTCTGTTATTTATTTTTTAGCAAAACTGTATTACGGTCAAGAAGCATTCGGATTCGGCGATGTGTTGTTAAATGGAGTGTTAGGATTTTATTTAGGTAGTCATAATACATTTTTAATTTGTTTTCTACCTTTTTATGTCGCAGCTGTAGATTTGCTGTTTCAAAGAATATTTTTTAGAAACATTTCTTTAAATAGGGAAGTTTCTTTTGGACCATATATGTGTATTTCAGCTTGGATAATTTCTTTGTACGGAAAAGAAATCTATATATTTCTTGGAAAATATTTGAGTATATTTGGAGGAGTATAA
- a CDS encoding glucosaminidase domain-containing protein, whose translation MKNKKMISIGMFFVVFFCSTIFSFAETRTLLTKNGGEVNLFEKTEKIEKTVKKIDGTAQQTVTSNLSLEQKKIADNKLIADNSNIITCSDLGEDAYNIINTDFLLKPSDVSEHFINNRLQGTALEGLGGAFKRAEEKYGVNALFLVSLAMHESNVGRSRIARDKNNLFGFQAYDRSPYSSAGRFMSREACIDHVAGYISRNYLSPSGKYFHGYSIESMNVCYATDKNWSQGIKARLNQLLLTY comes from the coding sequence ATGAAAAATAAAAAAATGATATCAATAGGAATGTTTTTTGTAGTGTTTTTTTGTTCTACAATCTTCAGTTTTGCTGAAACAAGAACATTACTTACAAAAAATGGAGGAGAAGTTAATCTGTTTGAAAAAACGGAGAAAATTGAAAAAACTGTAAAAAAAATAGATGGGACCGCTCAACAAACTGTTACAAGCAATCTTTCACTTGAGCAGAAAAAGATTGCTGATAATAAGTTAATTGCAGATAATTCAAATATTATCACCTGTAGCGATTTGGGAGAAGATGCTTATAATATTATAAATACTGATTTTTTGTTGAAACCGAGCGATGTATCTGAACATTTTATTAACAATCGCCTACAAGGAACCGCTTTGGAAGGATTGGGCGGAGCATTTAAAAGAGCTGAAGAAAAGTATGGTGTAAATGCACTTTTTTTGGTTTCTTTAGCAATGCATGAGTCTAATGTAGGAAGAAGTAGAATTGCAAGAGATAAAAATAATCTCTTCGGGTTTCAAGCATATGATAGAAGCCCATACTCTTCTGCCGGAAGATTTATGTCTAGAGAAGCTTGTATCGATCATGTAGCAGGATATATCTCGAGAAATTATTTATCTCCATCCGGGAAATATTTCCATGGATATAGTATAGAATCTATGAATGTTTGTTATGCAACAGACAAAAATTGGAGTCAAGGTATTAAAGCAAGATTAAATCAATTATTGTTAACATATTAA
- a CDS encoding S-layer homology domain-containing protein, with protein MKRLFTKKILTFVVMLTVCTASTYSYASTVWDDSGAKKIDSGMTLQPKSQNTKKTTEAKKDTSTKSADKKEETKKEQPKTISQNKNHKKSETQEAIEFAKQRGYAYIDKSGKFLPKKNIQRYEFIYMVNRAFGFKKTKKVNFVDVKKTDFYYNDVSITMGAGYLYTFKKNTVFGPKKYFYRWELPHILGKAMNMKLSEKSSKTLMKYSDGKKVPKSARGSVSYFIEKGWMKPKSKKNFGTHDILTKEEMAYVLYQLHKEGYIK; from the coding sequence GTGAAAAGATTATTTACTAAAAAAATCCTAACTTTCGTTGTTATGTTAACAGTTTGTACCGCTTCTACTTATTCTTATGCATCGACAGTATGGGATGACAGTGGAGCAAAAAAAATTGATAGCGGTATGACTTTGCAACCAAAAAGTCAAAATACCAAAAAGACGACAGAAGCAAAAAAGGATACTTCAACAAAATCAGCCGACAAGAAAGAAGAAACAAAAAAGGAACAACCGAAAACAATTTCTCAAAATAAAAATCATAAAAAAAGTGAGACTCAAGAAGCAATTGAATTTGCAAAACAAAGAGGATATGCATATATAGACAAATCCGGAAAGTTTTTACCAAAGAAAAATATTCAGCGATATGAATTTATTTATATGGTAAATAGAGCATTTGGATTTAAAAAAACAAAAAAAGTTAATTTCGTGGATGTGAAAAAAACAGATTTTTATTACAATGATGTGTCTATTACAATGGGCGCGGGGTATCTGTACACATTTAAGAAAAATACTGTATTTGGTCCAAAAAAATATTTTTATCGTTGGGAATTACCTCATATTTTAGGTAAAGCAATGAACATGAAGCTTTCAGAGAAAAGTTCGAAAACTTTAATGAAATATTCTGACGGAAAAAAAGTTCCTAAAAGTGCAAGAGGTTCTGTTTCATATTTTATTGAAAAGGGTTGGATGAAACCAAAATCTAAAAAGAATTTTGG